One genomic region from Myxococcus stipitatus encodes:
- a CDS encoding Ig-like domain-containing protein — translation MEGDSLTVSQVANANNGSVELAGGEARATPTPGFGGTARFESQASDVHGAPAIGSVAVRVRDDLPKPVVVGPLPTCAVFHAGPRLGPAAGRGARVTRDSSDGSCGSFHVTVALEAIAPGSGGRWPACNACAAPAPR, via the coding sequence GAACGCGAACAACGGCAGCGTCGAGCTGGCCGGTGGCGAGGCGCGGGCTACGCCGACGCCTGGGTTCGGGGGCACTGCCCGCTTCGAGTCCCAGGCGTCCGACGTTCACGGCGCGCCCGCGATCGGCTCGGTCGCCGTGCGCGTCCGTGACGACCTCCCGAAGCCGGTCGTCGTCGGGCCGCTGCCCACCTGCGCCGTCTTCCATGCAGGGCCACGGCTGGGGCCCGCGGCGGGTCGCGGCGCCCGTGTCACCCGGGATTCCTCCGACGGCTCGTGTGGCTCCTTCCATGTCACCGTAGCGCTCGAGGCTATTGCGCCAGGGTCGGGCGGTAGGTGGCCAGCGTGCAACGCATGCGCTGCACCTGCTCCGCGGTGA
- a CDS encoding M43 family zinc metalloprotease — protein sequence MDSKIEFFLATVDPSGNPTTGIQRYCNTTWYQDTGSYWLSSAWDPTRYLNIYTNSAGGSRGYVPFLPADPAGAVGQPQDRVVINWLAFGRVGPFPPYHTGRTVTHEVGHYLGLFHTYYAGCGTAAAPDCYTTGDRICDTPPNATSHKGCTAGITSCGGVPVPIQNYMELTDDTCMTGFTAEQVQRMRCTLATYRPTLAQ from the coding sequence ACCCCTCGGGCAACCCGACCACGGGCATCCAGCGCTACTGCAACACGACGTGGTACCAGGACACGGGCAGCTACTGGCTCAGCAGCGCCTGGGACCCGACGCGCTATCTGAATATCTACACCAACAGCGCGGGCGGTTCGCGAGGGTACGTGCCCTTCCTCCCCGCGGATCCAGCGGGCGCCGTCGGTCAGCCGCAGGACCGGGTGGTCATCAACTGGCTGGCGTTCGGACGGGTGGGGCCCTTCCCGCCGTACCACACCGGGCGGACCGTCACGCACGAGGTGGGCCACTACCTGGGCCTGTTCCACACGTACTACGCGGGGTGCGGCACGGCCGCCGCGCCGGACTGCTACACCACCGGAGACCGCATCTGCGACACCCCACCCAACGCCACCTCCCACAAGGGGTGCACCGCGGGAATCACGAGCTGCGGCGGCGTGCCAGTCCCCATCCAGAACTACATGGAGCTGACGGACGACACCTGCATGACGGGCTTCACCGCGGAGCAGGTGCAGCGCATGCGTTGCACGCTGGCCACCTACCGCCCGACCCTGGCGCAATAG